From uncultured Desulfobacter sp., the proteins below share one genomic window:
- a CDS encoding AraC family transcriptional regulator, with translation MMQKIQLSAPQPTETPNRFRRDLPSALGQMKYDIHLFNSGLKLFIIHTRLNQPVQIQAMASNPLVGFGFCVDGSFDTFFSSKLPITTKAGDSGFFSCPSHIEITDHIPSDRLLRIYLMLEGEILSSFTKGDEDYFSFALKSLDKKQPSRIVHPITPLMQAALHQILHCPYCGKAGHLYLESKAMELLSHKLAQLHPSDGCRNFKLKRADYERIIHVAEILVNNMENPPDTIELARIVGLSCSKLQRCFRRVYGVSPFEYLRNHRLQTARQLLQKGEINVTEASLRVGYTNLSYFSKAFKIMFGIPPGQLLHNPPHR, from the coding sequence ATGATGCAGAAAATCCAACTGAGCGCGCCACAGCCGACAGAAACGCCCAACAGGTTCAGGAGAGATTTGCCTTCTGCGCTTGGACAGATGAAATATGATATACATTTGTTCAATTCCGGACTGAAACTATTCATCATACATACAAGACTGAACCAACCGGTGCAGATACAGGCCATGGCTTCCAACCCCCTTGTCGGCTTTGGCTTTTGCGTGGACGGAAGTTTTGATACGTTTTTTTCTTCGAAACTTCCGATTACCACTAAAGCCGGAGATAGCGGGTTTTTTTCTTGTCCTTCACACATAGAAATCACAGACCATATTCCGTCGGATCGTTTGCTCAGGATATATCTGATGCTGGAAGGAGAGATATTATCATCCTTTACAAAAGGGGATGAAGATTATTTTTCTTTTGCCTTAAAAAGCCTGGACAAAAAACAACCCAGCCGCATCGTTCATCCCATCACGCCCCTGATGCAGGCAGCCCTGCACCAGATTCTCCATTGCCCCTATTGTGGGAAGGCCGGACATCTCTATCTTGAAAGCAAGGCCATGGAATTGCTTTCCCACAAGCTGGCACAGCTTCATCCTTCCGATGGTTGCCGGAACTTCAAATTAAAACGCGCTGATTATGAGCGGATCATTCATGTCGCCGAAATTCTGGTGAACAACATGGAAAATCCGCCGGATACAATAGAATTGGCACGTATTGTGGGATTGAGCTGCAGCAAATTACAACGCTGCTTTCGCCGGGTTTACGGTGTATCCCCCTTTGAATACCTGCGTAACCACCGCCTCCAAACGGCCAGGCAGCTTCTGCAAAAAGGAGAGATAAATGTCACGGAAGCATCACTGCGTGTCGGTTACACCAACTTAAGCTATTTTTCCAAAGCCTTTAAAATCATGTTTGGGATACCACCCGGGCAGCTACTGCACAATCCCCCACACCGTTAA
- a CDS encoding IS1595 family transposase, translating to MVAGHKGNPEAVFQKGREGRRNRLRGARGRGTLEKEKPPVFGMIQRCGLVVIKMLANVRRVTIEPLIKSVILPGTLIYTDEYGIYNRLSEWGYKHKSVNHGAGEYARDEDGDGFHEVHVNTMEGFWSLLRGWLRPHRGVSQEKLPFYLGFFEFVHNAGKRGKALLHSLVELLVR from the coding sequence ATTGTAGCAGGGCATAAAGGCAATCCCGAAGCAGTATTCCAAAAAGGGAGGGAAGGCCGTCGAAATCGTTTACGAGGTGCTCGTGGGCGGGGTACATTGGAAAAAGAGAAGCCACCTGTATTTGGTATGATTCAGCGATGCGGGCTGGTGGTAATCAAGATGCTTGCCAATGTTCGCCGGGTAACCATTGAGCCCTTGATAAAATCAGTCATTTTGCCAGGAACTTTGATCTACACGGATGAATACGGGATATATAACCGATTAAGCGAGTGGGGGTACAAGCATAAGAGCGTGAATCACGGGGCTGGAGAATATGCCAGAGACGAGGATGGGGATGGTTTCCATGAAGTCCATGTAAATACGATGGAAGGCTTCTGGTCTTTGCTACGTGGTTGGTTGCGTCCACATCGAGGAGTTTCACAGGAAAAGCTCCCGTTTTATCTTGGCTTTTTTGAATTCGTTCATAACGCTGGCAAGCGAGGAAAGGCCTTGCTCCATTCACTTGTCGAACTTTTGGTCAGATAA
- a CDS encoding TonB-dependent receptor has product MTSKTVDESTSLSQEIRISSVENNDPFQWLTGVYFFDEDIQIYQDKISQTTTTIRNTDVDSFGYAFFGQGTYTFIDRLHLTAGLRYDFTDFNGEQEFTSGGTQTIYAEIDNWISTEYDSTTGSSYQYDYSGNRLPNVPNYTYNLGVQYRHMSGFFCRADWLGTGSVYSDSKNTAKEDGYGIFNLRLGFESENYDIHLWCKNLFDEEYLQVRFASSGAHQGLDGDPRMMGISFTYRF; this is encoded by the coding sequence ATGACATCAAAAACAGTTGATGAAAGCACCTCTTTATCTCAGGAGATACGTATTTCTTCAGTTGAAAATAACGATCCTTTCCAATGGCTGACCGGTGTCTACTTTTTTGATGAAGATATACAAATTTACCAGGATAAGATTTCTCAAACCACCACCACCATCAGAAACACGGATGTTGATAGTTTTGGCTATGCTTTTTTTGGACAAGGAACCTATACTTTTATTGACAGGCTTCATTTAACAGCCGGCCTTCGTTATGATTTTACAGATTTTAACGGAGAACAAGAATTCACTAGTGGCGGTACACAGACTATTTATGCGGAAATTGATAATTGGATTTCCACGGAATACGACAGCACGACTGGTAGTTCTTATCAATATGATTATTCCGGCAATAGACTTCCCAATGTCCCAAACTATACGTACAATTTGGGGGTTCAGTACCGCCATATGTCAGGATTTTTTTGCAGAGCGGATTGGCTTGGAACAGGCTCTGTTTACAGTGATTCAAAAAATACCGCTAAAGAAGATGGATACGGGATTTTCAACCTGCGCTTGGGATTTGAAAGTGAGAATTATGACATCCATCTGTGGTGTAAAAACCTTTTTGATGAAGAATATTTGCAAGTAAGATTTGCAAGTTCAGGTGCTCATCAAGGTCTTGATGGTGATCCCAGAATGATGGGGATCTCATTTACATATCGTTTCTAA
- the istB gene encoding IS21-like element helper ATPase IstB: MNPAVQAVLTQHLKTLKLSTMEKELEGQIRQAHEAACGYDEFLLNLVEAEVQIRQENGRKRRLKEARFPMQKPLETFDFEAAPDLDARLIKELSTGTFIKEARNIILIGKSGAGKTHLATSIGMEACRYGHRVRFITGCGLANELTEAREQQALGRMIKRYAGYGLLILDELGYVPFSKIGAELLFQVLTERHERRSIIITTNLGFGDWTQVFGDANLTAALLDRVTHRAHIIQCNWDSYRLKQTLKSRG, encoded by the coding sequence ATGAACCCAGCAGTCCAGGCAGTCCTCACACAGCACTTAAAAACGCTGAAGCTCTCGACGATGGAAAAAGAGTTGGAAGGTCAGATCCGGCAGGCGCATGAGGCGGCCTGCGGCTACGATGAGTTTTTATTGAATCTTGTTGAAGCGGAAGTTCAAATACGGCAGGAAAACGGTCGCAAGCGACGTCTCAAGGAAGCCAGGTTCCCGATGCAGAAACCGCTTGAAACATTTGATTTTGAGGCTGCCCCTGATTTGGACGCCCGGTTGATCAAAGAACTTTCAACAGGGACATTCATTAAAGAAGCCCGGAATATAATTTTGATAGGTAAAAGCGGAGCCGGTAAAACCCATCTGGCAACCAGCATCGGGATGGAAGCCTGCCGGTATGGACATCGAGTTCGTTTTATTACTGGTTGTGGGCTTGCAAACGAACTGACGGAGGCCAGGGAACAACAGGCTCTGGGTAGAATGATAAAACGATATGCCGGTTATGGGCTGTTGATTCTTGATGAATTGGGGTACGTCCCGTTCAGTAAAATCGGCGCTGAATTATTGTTCCAAGTCCTTACCGAGCGCCATGAAAGACGTTCGATCATCATCACTACCAATCTTGGTTTTGGTGATTGGACGCAGGTGTTTGGCGATGCAAATCTTACCGCTGCTCTGCTGGATCGTGTCACTCACCGGGCTCACATTATTCAATGTAACTGGGACAGTTATCGACTTAAACAGACTTTAAAATCGAGAGGATAA
- a CDS encoding methyltransferase dimerization domain-containing protein: MEFPNITMTPKPIFDLFGGTTKSWVLMTAIEFKVFNLTVENKTASEIASSLKSHEANTVLFLNALCAIQLLKKENGAYRNTELSDIFLVQGNDCYLGELLMLSNQWNFQTREQMADAVKNGPGPQAENFDDVGEMFASHVKAMGNYSRAGNSQLIAKEISKLPEFAGMKRMLDLGGAHGMDCIAVTQKSASLKGVVFDNPAVIKITREIIAEYGMENTVAVMEGDYAKDHIGMGYDLIYAKATLNFFKDNLHPLFSKIYEALNPGGVFVSVHDGLTEEGTKPSGMVVSWLPTSLSSKDLSFDRDMIPDAMLEAGFKSVKLKPIPVSMCESMDICIGRK; the protein is encoded by the coding sequence ATGGAATTTCCGAATATCACAATGACGCCGAAACCGATTTTTGATCTTTTTGGTGGAACGACAAAATCGTGGGTACTGATGACTGCAATTGAATTTAAGGTATTTAACCTGACGGTTGAAAACAAAACTGCCTCTGAAATTGCGTCATCCCTAAAATCCCACGAGGCGAATACCGTACTTTTTTTAAATGCCCTGTGCGCAATTCAACTGCTTAAAAAGGAAAACGGAGCGTATCGCAATACCGAACTGTCCGACATCTTCCTTGTCCAGGGAAACGATTGTTATTTGGGCGAGCTTCTTATGCTTTCCAATCAATGGAATTTCCAGACCAGGGAGCAAATGGCAGATGCCGTTAAAAACGGCCCCGGGCCCCAGGCGGAAAACTTTGATGACGTGGGAGAGATGTTTGCCTCCCATGTGAAAGCTATGGGCAATTATTCCCGGGCCGGGAATTCACAACTCATTGCAAAAGAAATCAGCAAACTGCCCGAATTTGCCGGGATGAAAAGAATGCTCGATCTCGGCGGGGCCCACGGCATGGATTGCATTGCCGTGACCCAGAAAAGTGCATCTTTGAAAGGTGTTGTTTTTGATAATCCGGCAGTGATAAAGATTACAAGGGAAATCATTGCCGAATACGGCATGGAAAACACAGTCGCGGTCATGGAAGGCGACTATGCAAAAGATCACATCGGTATGGGCTATGATCTTATTTATGCAAAAGCAACATTGAATTTTTTCAAAGATAATCTGCATCCCTTGTTTTCAAAAATCTATGAAGCCCTGAATCCGGGAGGGGTGTTCGTCTCTGTTCATGACGGCCTGACAGAGGAAGGTACAAAACCCTCGGGTATGGTGGTCAGCTGGTTGCCGACCAGCCTCTCCTCCAAAGATTTATCATTTGACCGGGATATGATACCCGATGCCATGCTTGAGGCCGGATTTAAAAGCGTAAAACTTAAACCCATCCCCGTTTCCATGTGTGAATCCATGGATATATGCATCGGCAGAAAATAA
- a CDS encoding TonB-dependent receptor, whose protein sequence is MKKTGKRIKKLKRKIALSVIASLILSQPIYADENPQELDSITVTAQKMEENVQDVPISMTVFDEVTIEDRKIESVKDIAPYTSNFFLLNKSGDCFTPSIRGISNSVGPAMSQPTSVIVDGVPVSYHYGFDTALMDIERIEVLKGPQGTLYGKDAQAGVINIISKKPDNETRGKIGVEFGEDNKRQYTLSVSGPMVEDKLFMGVSAKHYEKDGFIKNSLLGGYYNDKENDYGRVNLRYTPTDNLEISLSSSRLEYDNEGIDYIDSSDLIGDRIISRDENGYDRSTITSHALKVSYDINNYLLESITTYRDIHTDTLYVNSAYKTDDNSEHNKYSQELRISNSRDSFKWTAGLYAEKCEVDDSSSYIYPSDIYPFEQYQESDSLGVFIHTDYAINDRLSFILGARYDKDNQEYERKTTDTKLELSNDELSPKISLKYRHNQDSMYYATISKGYRAGGFWTNAPDGYSPKYDKETLWNYEIGAKNSFFDNRLIVNAAIFYMQIDDMQVKIFPINDPDKSYIDNASSATSKGFEIGLIGKLTDTIELSASYGYTDCTFDDYKDAKGDYSGNKNTFSPAYNYNIGIQYRDEQGFFAGADLNGYGKTYFNAANTNSKDAYNLVNAKIGYEAESYDIYLYAKNIFDKEYNSVGIWGGSSVVYSPPREAGVQLTYRF, encoded by the coding sequence ATGAAAAAAACCGGGAAAAGGATAAAAAAACTAAAAAGGAAAATAGCTTTGAGTGTTATTGCATCACTTATACTTTCACAACCCATTTATGCTGATGAGAATCCTCAAGAATTGGACAGTATTACCGTAACGGCACAAAAGATGGAAGAAAATGTACAAGACGTACCGATCTCTATGACTGTATTTGATGAAGTCACCATTGAAGACAGAAAAATAGAATCGGTTAAGGATATAGCGCCTTATACTTCAAACTTTTTTTTGTTAAATAAGTCAGGTGATTGTTTCACTCCTTCAATACGGGGTATTTCTAATTCGGTAGGACCTGCAATGTCACAGCCGACCAGTGTGATTGTTGATGGTGTCCCCGTATCATATCATTATGGTTTTGATACAGCTTTAATGGATATAGAAAGGATTGAAGTTTTAAAAGGACCGCAAGGGACACTTTATGGTAAAGATGCACAGGCAGGCGTTATCAATATTATCTCTAAAAAGCCTGATAACGAAACAAGAGGAAAAATAGGCGTTGAGTTTGGCGAGGACAATAAAAGACAATATACGTTAAGTGTAAGTGGGCCTATGGTAGAAGATAAACTATTTATGGGCGTATCTGCAAAACATTATGAAAAAGATGGATTTATAAAAAATTCGCTTCTTGGGGGATATTATAATGATAAAGAAAATGATTATGGAAGAGTAAACTTAAGATATACGCCCACTGATAATCTTGAGATATCATTGAGTTCATCCAGGCTGGAATATGATAATGAAGGCATTGATTATATTGACTCTTCTGATCTTATTGGTGATAGAATTATTAGCCGAGATGAAAACGGTTATGACAGATCCACCATAACTTCCCATGCCTTAAAAGTATCCTATGATATAAACAATTATCTTTTAGAATCTATTACAACTTATCGAGATATACATACGGATACTTTATATGTTAATAGTGCTTACAAGACTGATGATAATTCAGAACATAATAAGTATTCACAAGAGCTTAGAATAAGTAATAGTAGAGATTCTTTCAAATGGACAGCAGGGCTTTATGCAGAGAAATGTGAAGTTGATGACTCATCAAGTTATATTTATCCATCAGATATTTACCCTTTTGAACAATATCAAGAGAGTGATTCTTTAGGCGTTTTTATCCATACCGATTATGCAATCAATGATAGATTGTCTTTTATCCTAGGGGCTAGGTATGATAAAGACAATCAAGAGTATGAAAGAAAAACAACAGATACAAAATTAGAATTATCCAATGATGAGCTTTCTCCAAAAATATCTTTAAAATATCGGCACAATCAAGATAGCATGTATTATGCAACCATATCAAAAGGCTACCGTGCAGGAGGTTTTTGGACTAATGCGCCGGATGGCTATTCACCAAAATATGATAAAGAGACTTTATGGAACTATGAGATAGGGGCTAAAAACTCATTTTTTGATAACAGGCTTATCGTAAACGCTGCGATTTTTTATATGCAGATAGATGATATGCAAGTAAAAATTTTTCCAATTAACGATCCGGATAAATCGTATATAGATAATGCGTCAAGCGCCACTTCAAAAGGTTTTGAAATAGGATTAATTGGAAAATTAACGGATACGATAGAACTCTCTGCGTCTTATGGATATACAGATTGTACTTTTGATGATTATAAAGATGCAAAGGGTGATTATAGCGGAAATAAAAACACATTTTCCCCGGCATATAATTATAATATCGGTATTCAATATAGGGATGAACAAGGTTTTTTTGCAGGAGCTGATTTAAATGGGTATGGAAAAACATATTTTAATGCCGCAAATACAAACAGCAAAGATGCTTATAATCTTGTAAATGCGAAAATCGGTTATGAAGCCGAGAGTTATGATATCTATTTATACGCTAAAAATATTTTTGATAAAGAGTATAACTCTGTTGGTATATGGGGTGGCAGTAGCGTTGTATATTCTCCACCCAGAGAAGCAGGTGTTCAGTTGACCTATAGATTTTAA
- a CDS encoding transposase, producing the protein MQVNIKTLIDDTQCYETVRELRWPEGRQCPFCESKRVIKRGFDEKEPARQRYECKNCSKRFDDLTGTIFAGHHQPLKVWILCLYFMGLNLSNKQIAKELDLDRTDVQKMTTQLREGVVKKSRP; encoded by the coding sequence ATGCAGGTAAACATAAAGACTCTGATTGATGATACACAATGTTATGAAACTGTTCGGGAATTGCGCTGGCCGGAAGGACGCCAATGTCCGTTTTGTGAATCCAAACGAGTAATCAAAAGGGGTTTCGATGAAAAAGAACCTGCCAGGCAGCGTTATGAATGTAAAAATTGTAGTAAACGCTTTGACGACTTGACGGGTACCATTTTCGCTGGGCATCATCAACCCCTAAAAGTATGGATTTTGTGTCTTTATTTTATGGGGCTGAACTTGTCCAACAAGCAGATTGCCAAAGAACTGGACTTGGACCGCACGGATGTTCAAAAGATGACCACCCAACTTCGTGAAGGCGTGGTAAAAAAAAGCCGCCCGTAA